The Archocentrus centrarchus isolate MPI-CPG fArcCen1 chromosome 1, fArcCen1, whole genome shotgun sequence genome includes the window TGAATTGCTTGAACTGTGCTCTTAGGTAATGTTGCAGTTTGAACAGCAGTTGGGTGACGTGTGACCCACACTCCAGCTCCACTCTCCCCTCCTTCCCAAGTTGCTCCAACATTCCGACTAGAGCGCTCACCTTTAGGGCAAACAGACGGAATTCTTGGTCATCACCACTGTTGACTGGAGGCTCGGCCAGAACTTCAGTCATACGCCACAGGGCCAGTTGTGAGGCTGACCGTGAGAGGCCACGGTTTGGCTATAAGGGTGCTTCCTATTGCTGTGGGGATCAACAAGAAGAAGGACATCTTCCAACTTGAGATGTTTGATGAGGATCTGGTATTTGAAGGTTTCAGTTGCATCATGAGGCAGGATATTGTTGAGATAGCCCTAGACAATATCGGTTCTGAAATAGGCGAACTGAAGAGAGTCATCAGTGAAATACAAAAGGTTTGTGATGACAATTAATCCAGTATAGAAAACATGTAGCTGTTGATCACTCATTTATTTGAACTAGGATATGACTCCTTGaaggtgtgtatatatatatatatatatatatatatatatatatatatatatatatatatatatatatatatatatatatatatatatatatatatatatataatctgtgGGTGTGTGGTTTCtatcaaagaaataaacatgtaaCATGTCTTACATAGATAAACATACCAAATGGAGTGAATTAAGCAAAGTACACAACTGCAAACAATACAAAGAATAATCATTTGGAGAGTATGTTATAAATGTAAGGGATTACCAGTAAAGAACAGCATCCTTGCTTAGGAAAGTGTATATGTGCTTACTATTTAGGGATTGCACACAAGCTCGAGAAATACAGGACGGTCTGTTAAGGGTCATATCGCTGAAAAATAAATCTCCAATGTATGGCACTACACAACTAATAAACACTGTGGAAACAAGAATACTGTGTTATCTACACTGCAATGAACAACAGCAAGAAAGCAGCAACATTCAGCAAGCTAGATGTGTTTGCTGAATGCTGGGACTTGAGCACTGGAGGACGACGACTACtctgcactagtgaatgaaatCAACTGAAAAATGAACCAAGTCTCCTGATTAGAGCAGGAAGCAGCCACATCATCACTGCGTGTTCAGCTTAATTCTCTGTGTCCAGCTACAGACTTTCTGTGGATGTGGACCTGTGATGAAACTACAGAGGAAGGGATGACTTTTTGAACATTACCAGAAGAAAATTGTTTACCCTACAATGCCTATCTTGTAATCTTGCAATCACCCTCTATGAAACATTAAGCCCAGAGAGTGGAAGGGATCCATGGCATTTAATATTATAAATTCTCTATACCATTTAAATAAGGTCGACATTCCAGTTCTTGTCTATGTTCAGAAAAGGCGCCACCACCTGGTGGCCGGTTTGCAGCACAGGTCATTAACCCCGCCCCCTCGGTGTTCACTGGGGAGATCAATCATAGTTAAGTTTAAGTAATTAAAAGCCTAAAAGTAGAGTGTCTGTCTCATTAAGCTGATGTATCGAGCTCATTCCTCCCCTAAGTGTGTTTCTGATGACGCCACTTTCTTATTGTTCTCTCAGACAGTCCTGTAACCTCAGTTGTCTCGGTTATAATTGCATTCATGTCTCTTTATGTCAGTCTGACACGACACATGAGAGTTGAAAGCACCACAGGTCACAGCTGCGATAGAAGTGTAAATTTAACAACCCCATCAGACTTATTTTCTCCCTGCCTGTCTGTTTTGACTCAGCTGGCTTCCcgttaggaggaggaggagggtgaagagaaggaggaggaggagtgtgtTACCCGGGGTGAGGTTCCGACCCCGGCTGAACCAGTGAGCGAGGGAAGAAACGGCAGGGAGATGCGGCGTGTTGAGgagcagaaacatctgaatgACCGGCAGAGATTTGCAGTCTACTCTCCGATCCACAAGGTTTCGATCAGTTTGCAGCTGTTTCATTTGTAAGTAATGCGCATTTTATGGCTTTTAAACTAatctttacttatttattttactaaaataattgttatttttttttcattccatgtgaaataaaatatgaaaaactaaaGAACCTCTTACTCCTTTAAGCCCATTTGACGGCTGTAAATTAAAGTTTTCATGTCTAGTTTTGGTAGAATCAAATAGGACATCTGTCATTTGTAAGTTTACAACAAGGAAGTTTCATCTAGCTGTTACGTCTGTAACTATTTATTGTgagatattttctctttaaatcttttattttaaagtactTTTCTTCTACCGTTAAATCACCAACAGTATAATGTCGGTTTACATTTTACCTTCCAAATTTTCATCTCACCACGTGCATTCTTATTTTTTCTCCTCTAGGTGGAGCCATTACGGCGCATTTCACCCGGAGCTGCCAGCCCTACAGCTCCTTGCAGTCAGGAGTGTGTTAACATGACGGGTCAGACTGTAGGAGGCATCATCCAGGACCTGACGGTACCCTCTCTGCTTCGTGTGGGGTCCAGGCCTCAGGGGGAAAACGATTCCTTCACTGAGGAGGCTGTTTCTATCCTGACCTCCACGAGCCAGCTGGCTCGAAGCCTCCTGGGTCACACATTTGCCTTCAAACGTAAAGACAGCTTAAGCAACGCTGAAGCTATGGGCAGCAACAGCTGTGATGAAGAGAACGGTAATAATGCACGTCGCAAACGGGAGTTCATCCCCAGTGAGAAAAAAGATGAAGGCTACTGggataagaggaaaaaaaacaacgaGGCAGCCAGACGCTCCAGAGAAAAGCGCCGAGTGAATGACATGGTGCTGGAGAGGCGGGTGATGGGTCTGCTGGAGGAGAATGCCCGCCTCAGGGCTGAGTTGCTGGCCCTTAAGTTTCGCTTCGGGCTTGTTAAGGACCCTTCTAATGTGTCCATCTTACCACTGACTGCACCCTTATGTCCCCATCCACCCCCCAGAATAAAAAACCACTACCAGGCTCACACTGATGGCCCCCCATATGTCAGCACACAGCCCACTGCCAGTACTCACCAGATCTCCTCCCAGCCTCCACAGCATGGTGCCGTCTATGGAGCGAGAACAGTTGAGTTGAGTCATAGTGCATCCCAGGAGACTGGAGTTGCTACCTCATGTGGCTCAAATGTGGGCAGCCCTGTGTTTTTTGATGACACACTGGGTGAGTGTGGCCGGCCGTCTCCGAGGGAGGTGGCGGATGAGCAGCAGTGCTGTGAGAGTCATTACGTAAACAGGCAAGACTCACCTGAGGGTTTGAGGAGTCTGCCCCACAAGCTTCGTTTCAAAGGGCCTGGGGGAAGCAACAACGGAGGGGAGATGTCTGCATCACCTGACAGCAGGCATAGTGGTCTGCCTATAGCCATGGTGGgaccaaacatccaaatgaGAAACCACCAGCAGGTGGGATGGGATGGTCAGATAGAGAGCCAGGCTTCTTGGTCTAGAGAGGATGCCTGGGGTGGGCAGTATCAAGGTTCATCTTCTGGATATTATAACTCATCCTTTCTGCAGAACTCAAGTGAAAACAGATATCCAGCAGAGGACAGCAGTCTTAGGTCGCAAATCAGCAGTTTGTCCCAGGAAGTGGCTCAGCTCAAGAGACTCTTATCTCAACAGCTGCTTCCTAAGATGGCGTAAAACCAGAGCAGAGGAGGGTCAAATCCGAACTATATTTCTCCAAACCATCAAACTCATTTCCCCAGTGTGGGATGTGTTTAAGCAGCTACCTCTGAAATGACATGAAAATTTTACTAGCCTGTTTGCTCCAGTGATGAACAATACAgcagcagaattaaaaaaaaaaagtcatcacaTATCCAAGACTCTgtatatttctttatattgGACAGAAACATGGGAAAGCAAAGCATCCATCATCTGCAACACCCCTGTCTCATCATATTCAATCACACCTTCAATCTCATCATATTTCAAGACACGCTTGTTTTGTGTATAACATTAACTTGTGATTCAAATGAATTTTTGGAGTGTActgtgatttttgtttctgttcactATCGTCACGTGCATTGATGTTAACTGTGAGTGCACGCAACATTTGTAAATAAAATCCTGCTTTATGTAAAAGACTTTaagcaattttttaaaatattttcttgcaATAATTTAAAATCGCAAGCAAGCTGTATTTAATTTTGCACTTACACACATTAGTATGTTTTATTTGGCTCCTAGTGAGAACATTCATTGCCAGTGTATTCCCAAGCTTGTCACCCCTCGTCTTAATCATCACAACTAAGTGCCAAATCCTCACATTAACCCTAACCTAAAGATAACTTCTTCCTTTAATCCTAAAACCAAGTCTTAACCCTCAAATGCACCTTTAAAGGGGTAAAATATGGAcagtatatttttgtttgtgtttttacaaaattacattttttctttttctttggtttccttTTATAGTCAACTTGCTTATGTTTTTTGGACAAGCAGTCAGCCTTGAGGGATGCAGCATACCCACAAtctcacacacaatcacacacactgagggTGTGTATCCTCACAGATGTCCTCTTTTTGAAACAGTAACTTTATGACTGCCTACTTATCAAGCATATAGGGGACAGCTGTAATTTGTAGCTGCAAGAAATAATGCTGGCAGGCAGTGCTCTAGTTAAATTAAGAAAACTCCAAGTGAATCAAGTCTGACGGTAGTCTGATGGTAAATTACTGTGTTGCATTTTTCTGAAGGCCACACATATTTTAAGAGAAGGGTTTTTAAGCTGCATTTGGCATTACATCATGGACTCAGTAACGCTGGGCACAGAGGGAGCTATGGTAGGTGTGGCACCGGACCTGTGGAGGTGCACTGCGCAAGACTACGACTGTgtcatcagtttcttttttaGATGAACTGATATCATTCAAATTACGTTTATGGCCTTCCTCGCTTTAATGAAGGCTTTAAAACTGTAAACACCACCTCACTGTCAGTCCATCTGCACTGAGTTAAGGTTAGTGAAACAAAGGGGAGAGTGGAGTGTGGGACAGTGCCGGGGAGAGAGGGGTGAATGCAGGGAGAGCAGTGTGACTCTGCATGAGTCATCTATCACGTCAGCAGCAGAAAAGCTATTTTTAGCCTTGAAGCAGCTGTGGTGGGGACTGAATGACCCACATGTAGGTTCAGAATACATTAACGCTCAGAACAATAAAAATTGGCTCGTGGACGTCTGAGATGAGACTGCGAAACACTCTGATaacaatgggggggggggggggggggggcagaatgCACCAGTAGATATAATGAATTATTAAAATTGGTCTCAGAAGATGATTAAATGGTATAATTCTGTATTAATACAagcttggttttttttgtcaacACCAGGTGGCGCCAAGTGTCTTTAGCGGCATGGTCACTGACTTTCATTCAGTCATTCCATTCATTCACAGCAGTGTCACTCCTTTGTGCTTACTACAGTGCCACACGCTGCACACACAGAACAAGAAGAGATGCAAAGCATTATTTATCCTCTTTCATCACAAAGCACAGTGCAAGTATGAGGCAGggagacaaaatgaaaacaaacaaaatgaaaacaaaatgagcaAGCAAGCAAAATGtgtttgctcctttttttcaatagcacatttcatttcagGTGGAAGCACAATGAGCTGCAGAAAGCATGAGCTACGATAACGATGCGATAAGGTAACAGCCACAAAACGATATAGACAACAAATGTAAGCAAATGAATGAATAGAAATAATTGAGGTGTGGCACTGGAGGTGTGGCGCATTagataaaagaaaacataaaaaaaataataattaaggcAACAATAGACCAgcaataccccccccccacacacacacacacacacacaaaaggagtGGTGGATcagtaaaaacaacaataacaataatagtcATAATGACCTAAACAAATGCAGCTTAAAGCTGAAATATGAGGTTATCTCTCTGCAGACCTGTGCAGCTGCAGAGACCCATCCTTTAGGTCTTATTTCTTTCGCTTTCTCTCCAACAAAACCATAAACTCATGAGCTTTTTCTTCTGAGATCACACACCCCCACCCATACCATAAGCCATATAAGATGGAGTAAAAGGGTTGCTAGGCAGACACCACCACACCACAGTTGCCAGGGGGATGCCTGCATGCAGAGGCAGCTGGAGAAATGGAGGAGTGTGTTGGGGGGTTGGTGGTTCTAtctgaggaggaggggggaggagcCAGACAAGTTCAAGGCCACTGTTTCCCCAGCATGgtaatggtggtggtggtgatgatggttgtgtgtgtgtgcgtgtgtgtgtgtgtgtgtgtgtgtgtgtgtgtgtgcgtgtgtgtgtgtgtgtgtgttcaaataAAGCAGGGGGAagggatgtgagtgtgaaagtggCTTGGAATTGGATGTGTGTCTGATACAAAGCAGGGATGACGTAACTGCACATGAAATATGGTGAGGATGAGAACAACGGGCTTTGTGGGAAAATAGAAAAAGCTCCTAAGCAGATTCCACTTCCtgtatacataaataaaaatatagacaAAACAACTTTATGTTAATTTTTAATAtgcaataatttaatttaattttactgtCATGAATAGTGAGATTATTTCACTTCAGGGTTTTGCAAATACTAACAGGAATTAGGCCAAAAATCTCAGtgcaaagataaaataaatggcAATAAAAAACTTAATGAATGTGCAATTCATATAAAGCAGTAAAAACAatagtaaaataattaaatcatttacaacAATGTCTGGAAGAAACTTACATTTTTTCCTAAGTGGGTGTGGCTAGAAGGAAAAAAGATCCTAAACAAAACTGCTCACAGCGAGTTTCTGGATTTCCTGGAGTCTCTTTTCAGAAATCATGATTTCTGAAGAGagactgctgtttatttttccaaatgTATGTTTATGTTTGCCACAAACAAAAGCCACCCAGTTATATTATACTGTTTTCATAAAAATGCTGACATCAGTGCAGAGTATATCTTCCAAATTGGACACCAAAACAATATAGATGAATAACAGAGCTGCAGGCCATGATCTGAGGTTGAACGGTCGCTTTAAAGTAAGAATAATTAGAAATGGACCCACAGGTGTCAAAACCAAATAGGTTTCATCACAATACAAGTGATAAGCTTTATATATGAAGCTGTGCTTTGGCCAGTTGGAGAGGAGGGTTAAGATTAGGGTTAATACACTGCCCCTCCCCTCTGTTCTGCTTAACTAAGGACTTTTCtttcatacacacactcatttaCCCTGGTATTGTAACAGCTATCCAAGTATTATGTAATTCATCAtgaatttattttgatgttaatATCCTTTATGCAAAAATCTATTGCATTCTGATAATATGTATATCTGCTTAAAACAGTAACATGCATTTATGTGGGTATAAATTATAGGGAGAATGTGTAGGTAGAAAAGAGAATTAATTACAGGCCTGGGTTTAAACTCACTGCCCTGTAGTTCCACagtgaaggaaggaaggaaggaaggaaggaaggaaggaaggaagacaaagaaagaaagtcagagaaagagaaaacaagaaagacaaaaaggcaaagaaagaaagaaagaaagaaagacagaaagaaagaaagaaagaaagaaagttgaTACTTTGACTCAGACTTTTACACTGCACAGAGTTATAGTAAAACACTACACAGTTCTTAGTTGTTGGAACTAAAATTTGCAGACAGTCAAAAGTTTAAGCTTCTCATCTGTAAAGAATTGAACAAAAACTACATTTCCCTTCAAAACACTATGAAGTCCACTTTAGCATTCACAATTAAATCCTGTATGACAAGAAAAAGAATCTGAAAACTGCACttaaagtgaaagtaaaaataCTTAGTTATTTTAAGTCATTGCTTTCTAAAGAAAAGACCTAATGTGATTTTGTGAGAAATTATTTTGATACAAACAAAGCCAGAGTTTCCCAATTAGTGTTGATAAAATTACACATTAATCACACGATTAAAAAAATGGTTATGGTTTATGGATTCTTAGGCCTCACTTATATGCATCATATTTCTGTCTCAACTGCAGGACTTCAATTAGCatcaaattataaaaaaatatttttattttattattgttattgtgtgtgtgtgtcccccaTTCATTCCATCCCATTCATTTATGAGTATTTTTCACCCACAAGCGCATGATTAACAGGTCGTGCTGTTGTTGGGGCCATGGTGTCTGTTTAAAGGCATTCATGACCTTGCTATAAACTTAACCAATCCTGTAAATAAGATGGCATTACAGCGTGAACCTGGAGATTAAGGGGCGGGGAGGAGAACAAAAAGAGAGGGGGCTagtaacacacacagagaggggagagagagagagtctcgCGAAGAGACAGGGGACAGAAACGTGACTAGGCAGCCTAAGAGCTGTTATGCAACTGCTGACCTACTAACACATATTTCTAGAAAGGGAACCGGAGAAACTGGAGCAAAGTGTCCTGCAGCGCACAACACACAGGCAGTCCGAGCCAAAAGACAGAAACCACATCCAGCCGACCCACTGACTCAACGACTACTGACCCAAGCAGCGACAGGGAAAGGagaagaaagttttttttttctctctctctttcgtgaggttttttttctaaagggGACACGGGAAGGAGGAAACGGGAGCGAGACAGCTTTTGTGTCGGGGAAGCCTGAATGTTTTCCTCCCTCTCCTGTGTGGAAAGGTATGTTTTGAATGAGCGGCgggctgctgtgtgctgtttctatctgtttatgtgcattttttttaaccattgtcTGCGGGTAAATAGtctttgggtgtgtgtgggtgtattttGAGGCGAGGACATGGTGCCCATGGCCGGTTATTGTTCACATGGCGACTCTCGGCTGCGCCGGCAGATCCCGCGTCCGTCCGTGACTTTGAGCTGTATGCGGCTTTTTGTCACGTAAAGCACGCAGGCTAGTATGCCACCTTTGTTCCCGTTTTGCTGCGGTTTTTtacgtttgtttgtttttgtttcttaatgTTTTTGACAAAACACCGAGTCccgactggaaaaaaaaaaaacgtggttGGGCATATCATCGCACATTATGAGGTCAATGTCAAGGCGGTGTAATTTCCCCTCATGGTGGTGTTTTCTAGGGAGCAGGGGGCTGCTGCTGTGCTCgggctgctgctgtgtggttaATACACAATATTAGCTCCTGCACGTGGCATATTGGCATGTTGTTTTTATGTAGGTCATTGGATCACTTTAGTGACCAAGATATTGACTGCCCAGCTAGTGCAAACGCTGGGATTAACGCATGGCTGTTTTTAggttttaaattaatttgaagGTCTATCACAGATAAATGTCTAAATCATGTCAGAGCAGATCGTAAAGGAAgcaa containing:
- the LOC115783173 gene encoding nuclear factor interleukin-3-regulated protein-like; translated protein: MTGQTVGGIIQDLTVPSLLRVGSRPQGENDSFTEEAVSILTSTSQLARSLLGHTFAFKRKDSLSNAEAMGSNSCDEENGNNARRKREFIPSEKKDEGYWDKRKKNNEAARRSREKRRVNDMVLERRVMGLLEENARLRAELLALKFRFGLVKDPSNVSILPLTAPLCPHPPPRIKNHYQAHTDGPPYVSTQPTASTHQISSQPPQHGAVYGARTVELSHSASQETGVATSCGSNVGSPVFFDDTLGECGRPSPREVADEQQCCESHYVNRQDSPEGLRSLPHKLRFKGPGGSNNGGEMSASPDSRHSGLPIAMVGPNIQMRNHQQVGWDGQIESQASWSREDAWGGQYQGSSSGYYNSSFLQNSSENRYPAEDSSLRSQISSLSQEVAQLKRLLSQQLLPKMA